In one window of Spartinivicinus marinus DNA:
- a CDS encoding substrate-binding periplasmic protein — protein sequence MRIWLFLVISLSFPLFGAEPVNFCDDEAGWPPYYYHPRVDGKPDRSKIVGFNIDLMKEVEKITGLKYTLELMPWKRCLDSVANFDKEKKYEAFMDGTYNKERAEKYYLTTSVYETHEGIWFSQKKYPDGIPITKFTDLNNFSICTILGYNSDIWYEKYQINKTKKFVCCPKDPLGALKMVSLDRCDLLISSLEPIFGSVAIGQYTIPKDIKGIPLIGAETINFYWFVSKKSPRAYELTTKYSQAITILKSNGVAEKILRKYIPK from the coding sequence ATGCGTATATGGTTATTTCTTGTTATAAGCCTAAGCTTTCCCCTATTCGGAGCCGAGCCCGTTAATTTTTGTGATGATGAAGCTGGATGGCCCCCTTACTACTACCACCCCCGAGTGGATGGCAAACCTGATCGAAGCAAAATTGTTGGATTTAATATTGACTTAATGAAAGAAGTCGAAAAAATCACCGGACTTAAATATACACTAGAATTAATGCCATGGAAACGTTGCTTAGACTCCGTAGCGAATTTTGATAAAGAGAAGAAATATGAAGCCTTCATGGACGGCACTTACAATAAAGAGCGTGCTGAGAAATATTACCTAACCACCTCTGTTTATGAAACTCACGAAGGCATTTGGTTTTCTCAAAAAAAATACCCTGATGGCATTCCAATTACCAAATTTACTGACTTAAATAACTTTAGTATCTGCACAATACTAGGATACAACTCAGACATTTGGTATGAAAAGTATCAAATAAATAAGACCAAAAAATTTGTTTGCTGCCCTAAAGACCCGTTAGGTGCTTTGAAAATGGTGTCCCTGGATCGATGTGATTTATTAATTAGTAGCCTGGAACCCATCTTTGGTAGCGTAGCTATTGGTCAATATACAATCCCAAAAGATATTAAAGGTATTCCACTAATAGGCGCTGAAACAATCAACTTTTACTGGTTTGTATCGAAAAAATCCCCCAGAGCTTATGAACTGACGACTAAGTACAGTCAAGCTATTACCATTTTGAAAAGTAATGGGGTAGCGGAAAAGATTCTTCGTAAGTACATTCCCAAGTAA
- the ushA gene encoding bifunctional UDP-sugar hydrolase/5'-nucleotidase UshA, giving the protein MKYIMKSRLYRLGVLAAAAAVVSSCAWLPASYDDEKTYKITLLHTNDHHGRFWPNRHGEYGLAARKTLIDQIRREVAAEGGHVLLLSGGDINTGVPESDLQDAEPDFKGMERLGYDAMALGNHEFDNPLAILHKQQTWVDFPFLSANIYDQQGKRLFPAHTTFNLDGLKVAVLGLTTEDTAKLGNPEYISEVNFRNPITEASQLVPKLKQQAQVVIAVTHMGHYPNAKHGINAPGDVSLARQVKGLDVIVGGHSQDPLFKPDKQNGTLILQAYEWGKYVGRADFEFKGGELTLTNYQLIPVNLKKKVKQGNKEERVLIGQVIAEDSELKAFLTPYQEKGQVELGKEVAKLDGKLEGDRHVVRFQPTNLGELVAKAQQEKMQADLAVMNSGGIRDSIEPGSVTYKDVLKVQPFGNLVAKVDLTGKELLDYLKVLAAKPADSGAFAQFSGVHLLIKQGKLIKATINGQSIDPAKTYRMALNSYIAAGGDGYPKLDNHPNYVNSGFVDAEVLSEYMSRHSPITVIDYQSEKKIVRK; this is encoded by the coding sequence ATGAAATACATAATGAAGTCACGTTTATATCGGTTAGGGGTATTAGCTGCTGCAGCGGCTGTGGTATCGAGTTGTGCATGGTTGCCTGCGTCGTATGATGATGAAAAAACATACAAAATCACTTTGTTACATACCAATGATCACCATGGACGCTTTTGGCCAAACCGCCATGGTGAATATGGGCTGGCCGCAAGAAAAACCTTAATTGACCAAATTCGTCGAGAGGTTGCTGCCGAGGGTGGCCATGTGTTGTTATTGTCTGGGGGGGACATTAATACAGGGGTGCCAGAATCCGATTTGCAGGATGCTGAGCCAGATTTTAAAGGAATGGAACGGTTAGGCTATGATGCGATGGCACTTGGTAATCACGAATTTGATAATCCACTAGCGATATTGCATAAACAGCAGACTTGGGTCGACTTCCCATTTTTATCGGCCAATATTTATGATCAGCAGGGTAAACGGCTGTTTCCTGCTCATACCACGTTTAATTTAGATGGGTTAAAAGTTGCTGTTTTAGGTTTAACAACAGAAGATACTGCTAAATTAGGTAATCCGGAATATATTAGTGAGGTTAATTTTCGTAACCCAATTACTGAAGCTAGCCAATTAGTCCCTAAGTTAAAGCAGCAAGCTCAAGTGGTTATTGCGGTAACCCATATGGGGCATTACCCTAATGCCAAGCATGGTATTAATGCACCCGGTGATGTCAGCCTAGCGAGGCAAGTGAAAGGGTTGGATGTTATTGTGGGTGGTCACTCTCAAGACCCTTTATTTAAACCAGATAAGCAAAATGGCACATTGATTTTACAGGCCTATGAATGGGGCAAGTATGTTGGTCGGGCTGACTTTGAGTTTAAAGGTGGAGAATTAACACTGACCAACTACCAGCTTATTCCGGTTAATTTAAAGAAAAAGGTTAAGCAGGGTAATAAAGAAGAGCGGGTACTAATCGGCCAAGTAATTGCTGAAGACAGTGAGTTGAAAGCCTTTTTAACGCCATATCAGGAAAAAGGGCAGGTGGAGTTAGGTAAAGAGGTTGCTAAACTGGATGGTAAACTAGAAGGCGATCGTCATGTGGTCCGTTTCCAGCCAACTAATTTGGGTGAGCTGGTTGCTAAGGCACAACAAGAAAAAATGCAGGCAGATTTAGCAGTCATGAATTCTGGAGGAATACGTGACAGTATTGAGCCAGGCTCTGTTACCTATAAAGATGTTTTAAAAGTACAGCCATTTGGTAATTTAGTGGCTAAGGTCGATTTAACGGGTAAAGAGTTATTGGACTACCTCAAGGTGTTAGCTGCTAAGCCAGCAGACTCGGGTGCATTTGCACAGTTTTCTGGTGTTCATTTGTTGATAAAGCAAGGTAAACTGATTAAAGCCACCATTAACGGTCAATCAATTGACCCAGCAAAAACTTATCGGATGGCTTTAAATAGTTATATTGCCGCAGGCGGCGATGGGTATCCCAAACTAGATAATCATCCTAATTATGTTAATAGTGGCTTTGTCGATGCAGAGGTGCTCAGTGAGTATATGAGCCGGCATAGCCCCATTACAGTGATAGATTATCAGTCTGAAAAGAAAATTGTTCGCAAGTAA